In Tepidibacter aestuarii, a single window of DNA contains:
- a CDS encoding DUF1836 domain-containing protein, translating to MIDENELIKLIKELCLGDKVGLEEIPDLNLYMDQVTNFIDERLSNLKRNDDDKILTKTMINNYTKQGLLMPSNNKKYSKQHIILMILVYYLKQVLSLDDIKLLFEPVLKDMSNIEDDVISLDDIYSIFLELKDNETKDFENFISSNIRCIKEKTNEIEKENQDLAQLFLIVIMLVAQANAQKRLAEKIIDVHFKNQ from the coding sequence ATGATAGATGAAAATGAATTAATTAAACTTATAAAAGAATTGTGTTTAGGCGATAAAGTGGGATTAGAAGAGATACCAGATTTAAATTTGTATATGGATCAAGTAACAAATTTTATAGATGAAAGGCTTTCTAATTTAAAAAGAAATGATGATGATAAGATATTGACTAAAACAATGATTAATAATTATACCAAACAAGGATTGTTAATGCCCTCTAATAATAAAAAATATAGCAAACAGCATATAATACTAATGATTTTAGTGTATTATTTAAAGCAAGTTCTATCTTTAGATGACATAAAACTTTTGTTTGAACCTGTACTTAAAGATATGTCTAATATCGAAGATGATGTAATATCTTTAGATGATATATATTCGATTTTTTTAGAATTAAAAGATAATGAAACAAAAGATTTCGAAAATTTCATATCTTCGAATATAAGATGTATAAAAGAAAAGACTAATGAAATAGAAAAAGAGAATCAAGATTTAGCTCAGTTATTTTTAATTGTTATAATGTTAGTTGCTCAAGCAAATGCACAAAAAAGACTTGCTGAGAAGATAATAGATGTTCATTTTAAAAATCAGTAA
- a CDS encoding ABC-F family ATP-binding cassette domain-containing protein → MSILTVRNLSHGFGDRAIFNNVSFRLLPGEHIALIGANGEGKSTFMNIITSKVEPDEGKIEWAKRVRVGYLDQHTYLEKGRTIRDVLKDAFKYLFNLESEINETYEKMAEATPEELEDMLENVGTIQDILTNNDFYVIDAKIEEVAKGLGLTQIGLDKDVNDLSGGQRAKILLAKLLLEKPDILLLDEPTNHLDEQHIEWLKRYLQNYENAFILISHDIPFINSVINLIYHMENQELNRYVGDYDNFMNIYEAKKRQLEAEYKRQQQEIAELEDFVARNKARISTRNMAMSRQKKLDKMDRIELPQERVKPEFNFKQAKTSGRLIFETTDFVIGYDEALTRPLSIKMERGEKIALVGANGIGKTTLLKSILGLIKPLSGRVELGYEQSIGYFEQELKDGNNNTCIEEVWEEFPVFTQYEVRAALAKCGLTTKHIESKVKVLSGGEQAKVRLCKLINNNTNILLLDEPTNHLDVEAKEELKRALKEYKGSILLICHEPEFYRDIVTDVWNCEDWTTKIV, encoded by the coding sequence ATGAGTATATTAACAGTAAGAAATTTAAGCCATGGCTTTGGAGATAGAGCTATATTCAATAATGTATCATTCAGACTTTTACCTGGAGAGCATATTGCGCTTATAGGTGCAAATGGAGAAGGAAAATCTACTTTCATGAATATAATAACAAGCAAAGTAGAGCCAGATGAAGGCAAAATAGAATGGGCAAAACGCGTAAGAGTTGGTTACTTAGATCAACATACTTATCTAGAAAAAGGAAGAACTATAAGAGATGTATTAAAAGATGCCTTTAAGTACCTTTTTAACCTAGAATCAGAAATTAATGAAACATATGAAAAGATGGCTGAGGCAACGCCAGAAGAACTAGAAGATATGCTTGAAAATGTAGGTACTATTCAAGATATATTAACTAACAATGATTTTTATGTTATAGATGCAAAAATTGAAGAGGTTGCAAAAGGGTTGGGACTTACACAAATAGGACTTGATAAAGACGTAAATGATTTAAGTGGAGGTCAAAGAGCAAAAATATTACTTGCAAAGCTATTATTGGAAAAGCCAGATATTTTATTATTAGATGAGCCTACTAATCATTTAGATGAACAACACATAGAATGGTTAAAAAGATATTTACAAAACTATGAAAACGCTTTTATACTTATATCTCATGACATACCATTTATAAATAGTGTCATAAATCTAATATACCATATGGAAAATCAAGAACTTAATCGTTATGTCGGAGATTATGATAATTTCATGAATATATATGAAGCTAAAAAACGCCAGCTTGAGGCAGAATATAAAAGACAACAACAAGAAATAGCTGAACTTGAAGATTTTGTAGCTAGAAATAAAGCTAGAATTTCAACAAGAAATATGGCTATGTCCAGACAAAAGAAATTAGATAAAATGGACAGAATTGAATTGCCACAAGAACGTGTAAAACCAGAATTTAATTTTAAACAAGCCAAAACTTCTGGTAGATTGATATTCGAAACTACAGATTTTGTAATTGGCTATGATGAGGCCTTGACAAGACCTTTGAGTATAAAAATGGAGAGAGGCGAAAAAATAGCTTTGGTAGGTGCTAATGGAATAGGTAAAACAACTTTATTAAAAAGCATATTAGGACTGATAAAACCCCTATCTGGTAGAGTGGAACTTGGATATGAACAGAGTATAGGTTATTTTGAACAAGAACTTAAGGATGGGAATAATAATACCTGTATAGAAGAGGTTTGGGAAGAATTTCCTGTATTTACTCAATATGAAGTTCGTGCAGCACTTGCTAAATGTGGCCTTACTACAAAACATATAGAAAGCAAAGTTAAAGTTTTAAGTGGTGGAGAACAAGCTAAAGTAAGACTTTGTAAACTTATAAATAATAATACTAATATACTATTATTAGACGAGCCTACAAATCATCTGGATGTTGAAGCTAAAGAGGAGCTTAAAAGAGCTTTAAAAGAATATAAAGGAAGTATACTTCTTATATGTCATGAGCCTGAATTTTATAGAGATATAGTAACAGATGTATGGAATTGTGAAGACTGGACTACTAAAATAGTTTAA
- a CDS encoding cupin domain-containing protein, translating to MNKNFIKNIDFSTPIETTSLVDYQKGTVISKTLTQNKYVNVTVFAFDKDEEISTHKSEGDAMVSILDGEARITIGEESFDVKKGETIVMPANINHSLLAVEKFKMILTVVFDIDK from the coding sequence ATGAATAAAAATTTTATAAAAAACATAGATTTTTCAACACCTATTGAGACAACATCATTGGTTGATTATCAAAAAGGAACTGTCATTAGCAAGACTCTGACTCAAAACAAATATGTAAATGTAACTGTATTTGCTTTTGATAAAGATGAAGAAATAAGTACTCATAAGTCTGAAGGGGATGCCATGGTGTCTATTTTAGATGGAGAAGCTAGAATTACAATAGGGGAAGAAAGCTTTGATGTTAAAAAAGGTGAAACTATAGTAATGCCAGCTAATATAAACCACTCACTATTAGCCGTAGAGAAGTTTAAAATGATATTAACAGTAGTATTTGATATTGATAAATAA
- a CDS encoding SulP family inorganic anion transporter produces MKNNKAINLKDEVLSGLTVALALVPEAIAFAFVAGVDPLTGLYAAFIVGLITSIFGGRPGMISGATGALAVVMVDLVSEHGVEYLFITVVLMGIIQILVGLFKLGKFVRFIPHTVMIGFVNGLAMVIGIAQFNQFKFIDKSGNMNWMQGRELFLMVGLVVLTMATIYIVPKITKTIPAPLAGIVSISLLVNILGIDVKTVGDIAHVGGVLPKFHIPNVPFNIKTIEIIFPYAVILASIGLIESLMTLTLIDEITQTRGRGNKECVGQGIANIITGFFGGMGGCAMIGQSMINIKSGGRNRLSGISASLFLLGFILFGSSLIERIPMAALTGVMFMVVIATFEWSSFEIMRNIPKSDAFVIILVSVITVFTDLAIAVGIGVIVSSLVFAWEKGKRIDVDSYIDTCGSKVYTIRGAVFFGSARNFSDSFDIKNDPEDVIIDFANARVFDHSGIESVNTLTEKYKTEGKTLHLKHLSIECYQFIKDAEKILEVNIIEDPKYHIAIDNLA; encoded by the coding sequence TTGAAAAACAATAAAGCAATAAATTTAAAAGACGAGGTACTATCAGGACTTACAGTAGCACTGGCACTTGTACCAGAAGCTATAGCATTTGCATTTGTTGCTGGAGTCGATCCATTAACTGGATTATATGCAGCATTTATAGTAGGTTTGATAACTTCTATTTTTGGAGGAAGACCAGGAATGATATCAGGAGCTACGGGTGCTTTAGCTGTAGTTATGGTTGATCTTGTGAGTGAACATGGAGTAGAATATTTATTTATAACAGTAGTTTTAATGGGAATTATACAAATACTTGTAGGATTATTTAAGTTAGGTAAATTTGTAAGGTTTATACCTCATACTGTAATGATAGGATTTGTAAACGGACTAGCTATGGTTATAGGTATAGCTCAATTTAATCAATTCAAATTTATTGATAAAAGTGGAAATATGAATTGGATGCAAGGTAGAGAATTGTTTTTAATGGTAGGATTAGTAGTTTTAACTATGGCAACAATATATATTGTACCTAAGATAACGAAAACAATACCAGCACCATTGGCAGGTATTGTTTCAATTTCATTATTAGTTAATATACTTGGAATAGATGTTAAAACAGTAGGAGATATAGCTCATGTAGGTGGAGTTTTACCAAAATTCCATATACCTAATGTACCGTTTAATATTAAAACTATAGAAATAATATTTCCATATGCAGTAATACTTGCATCTATAGGACTAATAGAATCACTTATGACATTAACTCTTATAGATGAAATTACTCAAACTAGAGGTAGAGGCAATAAGGAATGTGTTGGACAAGGTATAGCTAACATAATAACTGGATTTTTTGGTGGAATGGGTGGCTGTGCAATGATAGGTCAGAGTATGATAAATATAAAATCTGGTGGTAGAAATAGACTATCTGGAATATCAGCTTCTTTATTCTTATTAGGATTTATATTATTTGGATCAAGTTTGATCGAAAGAATTCCAATGGCTGCACTAACAGGAGTAATGTTCATGGTAGTAATAGCTACATTCGAATGGTCTAGTTTTGAAATAATGAGAAATATTCCAAAATCAGATGCTTTTGTCATAATACTAGTTTCTGTAATTACTGTATTTACAGATTTAGCTATTGCTGTTGGAATAGGAGTAATTGTATCATCACTTGTTTTTGCATGGGAAAAAGGGAAACGAATAGATGTAGATTCATATATAGATACATGCGGATCAAAAGTTTATACGATACGAGGTGCTGTATTCTTTGGTTCAGCTAGAAATTTTTCTGATTCATTTGATATAAAAAATGATCCTGAAGATGTTATTATCGATTTTGCAAATGCAAGAGTATTCGATCATTCTGGAATTGAAAGTGTAAATACATTAACAGAAAAATATAAAACAGAAGGAAAAACACTTCATTTAAAGCATTTAAGTATAGAATGCTATCAATTTATTAAGGATGCAGAAAAAATACTAGAAGTTAATATAATAGAAGATCCTAAATATCATATTGCTATAGACAACTTGGCGTAG
- a CDS encoding DUF3785 family protein: MGKYTFEFDENLYAIDMSNYINNEINLPTGLTHEVIVDLLKHQSNTDFDIGYYDQACQSCLNGVAEKAKYFKFLEYYFYAFTKNGKYVMSNISEEYKNTSFKKMLKKGVVDNSYIISVIVCIECGKYSIEIEECES; this comes from the coding sequence ATGGGAAAATATACATTTGAATTTGATGAAAATTTATACGCTATAGATATGTCAAATTATATAAATAATGAAATTAACTTACCAACTGGGCTTACACACGAAGTAATAGTTGATCTATTGAAGCATCAAAGTAATACAGATTTTGATATAGGTTATTACGATCAAGCTTGCCAAAGTTGTCTAAATGGAGTAGCAGAAAAAGCAAAATACTTTAAATTTCTTGAATATTATTTTTATGCGTTCACGAAGAATGGTAAATATGTGATGAGTAATATATCTGAAGAGTATAAAAATACATCATTTAAGAAGATGCTAAAAAAAGGTGTTGTAGATAATAGCTATATAATAAGTGTTATAGTATGTATTGAATGTGGAAAATATAGTATTGAAATAGAAGAATGTGAATCTTAA
- the tpx gene encoding thiol peroxidase, translating to MNKRTGIITMGSNPMTLLGNEIKIGDTGFDFMAFNNDLSQFKLSDIKSKTKIISVVPSVDTGVCELQTIRFNEEASKLEDTAIITISVDLPFAQSRFCANKGIKQSITVSDYKDLSFGLNYGFVIEELRLLARGIVVLDENNVVKHIEYVTEVTNHPDYDKAIEIAKNI from the coding sequence ATGAATAAAAGAACAGGAATTATAACTATGGGATCAAACCCTATGACGTTATTAGGAAATGAAATAAAAATTGGAGATACAGGATTTGATTTTATGGCTTTTAATAATGATTTAAGCCAATTCAAATTAAGTGATATAAAATCCAAAACTAAAATCATAAGTGTAGTTCCATCTGTAGATACAGGGGTATGTGAACTTCAGACAATAAGATTTAATGAAGAAGCGTCTAAATTAGAAGATACAGCAATAATAACTATAAGTGTTGATTTGCCATTTGCTCAAAGTAGATTCTGTGCAAATAAGGGAATAAAGCAATCTATAACGGTATCAGATTATAAAGATTTATCATTTGGATTAAACTATGGATTTGTAATTGAAGAGCTTAGATTGTTAGCAAGAGGAATTGTTGTCTTAGATGAAAATAATGTAGTAAAGCATATAGAGTATGTAACTGAAGTAACAAATCACCCTGACTATGATAAAGCAATCGAAATTGCTAAAAATATATAA